The proteins below come from a single Mya arenaria isolate MELC-2E11 chromosome 8, ASM2691426v1 genomic window:
- the LOC128242062 gene encoding NF-kappa-B inhibitor-interacting Ras-like protein 1 has translation MGKISKILVCGHAGVGKTAIIEQLMYGNHVIGTPMISTIEDIYTAMIETDRGVKEKVRIFDTGGLDGTKTELPKHFLTFPDGFVLVYDVTNWDSFQKLDKIKKDIDKNRDKKEVHIITIGNNKSERQEDRQVDFNTAQTWATQQKVRLWEANVTNRQSLVEPFVFLTSRITQPQSKSGFLPGRKAKGTSSTTNVD, from the exons ATGGGGAAGATCAGCAAGATACTTGTGTGTGGCCATGCCGGCGTTGGAAAGACTGCCATCATCGAGCAGCTTATGTATGGCAACCACGTCATCGGAACG CCCATGATTTCAACAATAGAAGACATTTACACAGCCATGATTGAGACAGACCGAGGGGTGAAGGAGAAAGTTCGCATCTTCGACACTGGGGGCTTG GATGGAACAAAGACCGAGCTGCCAAAACACTTTCTAACCTTTCCCGat GGGTTTGTGCTAGTTTATGATGTGACCAACTGGGACTCCTTCCAAAAACTAGACAAGATAAAAAAAGACATTGACAAAAACAGGGACAAGAAAGAG GTGCACATCATCACTATCGGGAACAACAAGAGTGAGAGACAGGAAGACAGACAGGTGGACTTCAATACAGCTCAGACCTGGGCCACTCAACAGAAAG TGCGTCTGTGGGAGGCTAATGTGACAAACCGTCAGTCGCTGGTGGAACCATTCGTGTTCCTGACTTCACGCATCACACAGCCACAGA gTAAATCTGGGTTTCTGCCAGGCCGGAAAGCAAAAGGTACAAGCAGCACGACGAATGTGGACTGA